One Cupriavidus necator N-1 DNA window includes the following coding sequences:
- a CDS encoding MFS transporter, with amino-acid sequence MEKIDIRLLADSAPMGPLQRWAVFLCGLILLIDGYDLTVIGVALPSLMVDLKIEASAAGVLASAALGGMMLGAMVLGTLAERIGRVKAIAISVFIFSFFTMACGLANDVWTFGMLRFVAGLGLGGVLPAVTATITEFAPQRLRSFITTGVFAAYSVGSILAALLGRFLLESLGWQGVFYLAGLPVLLIPVLLKYLPESAAVLQSRHDSKSLRELALRIVPSLQLAASAEVYAPMPEKKSKVPVGGLFQEGRAFSTLMLWIGFFSGLFMFYALNSWLTKLMAMAGYSLKSALMFLLLLNCGAAMGSFCSGWVADRLGIKRVLTSMLVFGALATALLAQSMPQEAIAVLVFIVGFTMVGGQGLAYAYVGQFYPASVSSTGVGMSAGVGRIGGIAAPIIIGTLISLQLPHAQNFYVIATFGLLQAVAFALINNRVAAFCQAREVAA; translated from the coding sequence ATGGAAAAAATCGATATCCGGCTGCTTGCCGATTCCGCACCCATGGGGCCACTGCAGCGGTGGGCGGTGTTCCTGTGCGGCCTGATCTTGCTGATTGACGGCTACGACCTAACAGTTATCGGCGTCGCGCTGCCTTCTCTGATGGTGGATCTGAAAATCGAGGCGAGCGCGGCAGGGGTGCTGGCTAGTGCTGCGCTCGGCGGCATGATGCTCGGTGCCATGGTGCTGGGCACACTGGCCGAGCGCATCGGCCGTGTCAAAGCCATCGCCATCAGCGTTTTCATTTTCAGCTTCTTCACGATGGCCTGTGGCCTGGCGAACGACGTGTGGACGTTCGGCATGCTGCGCTTCGTCGCTGGGTTGGGGCTCGGCGGCGTTCTGCCGGCGGTGACGGCCACCATCACGGAGTTCGCTCCGCAGCGTTTGCGCTCGTTTATCACCACGGGAGTTTTCGCCGCCTATTCGGTGGGCAGCATCCTGGCTGCGCTGCTGGGCCGTTTCCTACTCGAAAGTCTGGGCTGGCAAGGTGTGTTCTATCTGGCGGGTCTCCCGGTACTGCTCATCCCCGTGCTGCTGAAGTATCTGCCCGAGTCGGCAGCGGTGCTCCAAAGCCGGCACGATTCGAAGAGCCTGCGCGAACTCGCCCTCCGCATCGTTCCATCGCTGCAGCTCGCAGCTTCTGCCGAAGTGTATGCACCAATGCCAGAAAAGAAATCTAAGGTTCCTGTAGGCGGGCTGTTTCAGGAGGGGCGAGCCTTTAGCACGCTGATGCTATGGATCGGCTTCTTCTCAGGTCTGTTCATGTTCTATGCGCTGAACTCGTGGCTGACCAAGCTAATGGCAATGGCAGGATACAGCCTGAAATCGGCGCTGATGTTCCTACTGCTGCTCAATTGCGGCGCGGCTATGGGCAGTTTCTGCAGCGGCTGGGTTGCAGACCGGCTTGGCATTAAGCGCGTACTCACCTCGATGCTTGTCTTCGGCGCACTTGCGACCGCTCTGCTGGCTCAATCTATGCCGCAGGAGGCGATTGCCGTGCTGGTCTTCATTGTCGGCTTCACCATGGTGGGTGGGCAGGGGCTGGCCTATGCCTATGTGGGGCAGTTCTATCCGGCATCTGTGAGTTCGACCGGTGTCGGCATGTCTGCCGGTGTGGGCCGCATTGGCGGCATAGCGGCGCCCATCATAATCGGTACGCTGATTTCATTGCAGTTGCCGCATGCGCAGAACTTTTATGTGATTGCCACGTTTGGCTTGCTCCAGGCTGTGGCCTTCGCACTCATCAATAACCGCGTGGCCGCATTCTGCCAGGCACGGGAAGTCGCCGCGTGA
- a CDS encoding helix-turn-helix domain-containing protein, which translates to MDRLRCIEVFIEVAQGRSFSATAQRLGISKGDVTKHVAWLEETLGAQLLMRTTKSVSLTDVSPQGPLSRRRACSH; encoded by the coding sequence GTGGACCGTTTGCGTTGCATCGAAGTCTTCATTGAAGTTGCCCAAGGACGAAGCTTTTCGGCTACAGCACAGCGGCTCGGCATTTCCAAAGGCGATGTCACCAAGCATGTGGCCTGGCTCGAAGAGACTCTTGGAGCCCAGTTGCTGATGCGCACGACCAAGAGCGTGTCTTTGACCGACGTCTCGCCTCAAGGTCCCCTAAGTCGTCGTCGCGCATGTAGCCACTGA
- a CDS encoding pyruvate carboxylase, which produces MNRIRSLLIANRGEIAIRVMRAAAELGIRTVAIYSYQDRFAQHRFKADESYLVGQGKKPVEAYLDIEDILRVAKAAGVDAVHPGYGFLSENPDFAERCGQEGIAFVGPKPAVMRELGNKVAARELAQRVGVPVVPATSALPHDLEQATRLAAEIGYPLMLKASWGGGGRGMRAIHQEGDLAEAIAAARREAKAAFGNDEVYLEKFIARAKHVEVQILGDTHGNIVHLFERDCSVQRRNQKVVERAPAPYLDNLGREALCEEALKLARAVSYTHAGTVEFLMDADTGEFYFIEVNPRIQVEHTVTEEVTGLDIVKAQIRITEGERIGDASSSVPRQKDIILRGHAVQCRVTTEDPENGFAPDHGKVTAYRSAAGLGIRLDAGTAYTGAVVTPYYDSLLVKVTCKGRDADEANERMGRALREFRVRGVATNLAFLENVIEHEEFRSGRCTTRFIDNTPELFNFRQRRDRATKLLNFIADVNVNGNPDVKGRDAPSRIVMSHPLPAPTQADSVPEGTRTLLAKLGPRAFAGWMKTSEAVLLTDTTMRDAHQSLLATRMRTKDMTAIAPYYARQLPGLFSMECWGGATFDVAMRFLKEDPWQRLEALRAAVPNILFQMLLRGSNAVGYTNYADNVVQYFVKRAVAGGVDLFRVFDSFNWVENMRVAIDAVLETGALCEGTICYTGDLFDRSRGRYGIGYYVELAKSLEKAGVHILGLKDMAGVCRPGASSALVKALKEEVGLPVHFHTHDTSGASVASVLAAVEAGVDAVDGAMDSMSGMTSQPSLGAICAALEHSARKPAVGYRDLQPFCSYWESVRRNYEPFEADMRAGTSDVYRHEMPGGQYTNLREQARSLGLEAQWPDVAQAYADVNVLFGDIVKVTPSSKVVGDMALHLVANKLSTADILDPEKEVSVPDSVISMFRGEMGYPSDGFPEVLQRKLLRGAAPIEGRAGAHIPAVDLEAARRQAEADVGRTLSDNDLASYLMYPKVFKDFCAHQEQYDDVSILPTPVFFYGLKADQEISVELERGKTLYVGFNAQAEADEQGGVRLYFHVNGQPRPVRTVKRQQGKPTQTERMADPKDPLQVASPMQGSVISVSIKPGQAVAKGDTLAAIEAMKMETSVVAEASGTVKSILAQPGTLVRAGQLLIELQ; this is translated from the coding sequence ATGAATAGAATCCGTAGCCTTCTAATCGCGAACCGCGGCGAAATCGCAATCCGGGTGATGCGCGCAGCCGCCGAACTTGGCATTCGCACTGTCGCCATCTATTCCTATCAGGACCGCTTCGCACAGCATCGATTCAAGGCGGACGAAAGCTACCTGGTAGGCCAGGGCAAGAAGCCCGTGGAGGCCTATCTCGATATCGAAGACATTCTGCGGGTAGCCAAGGCGGCGGGCGTGGATGCGGTCCATCCGGGCTACGGCTTCCTTTCCGAAAATCCGGACTTCGCAGAGCGCTGCGGCCAGGAAGGCATCGCGTTTGTCGGCCCGAAGCCCGCGGTGATGCGGGAGTTGGGTAACAAGGTTGCCGCGCGTGAGTTGGCGCAGCGGGTGGGCGTGCCGGTGGTACCTGCCACTAGCGCGCTGCCGCACGACTTGGAACAGGCCACCAGACTCGCGGCGGAGATTGGCTATCCCCTGATGCTGAAGGCAAGCTGGGGCGGCGGCGGGCGCGGCATGCGCGCAATCCACCAAGAGGGCGACTTGGCCGAGGCGATTGCTGCAGCGCGGCGCGAAGCCAAGGCCGCTTTCGGCAACGACGAGGTCTATCTCGAGAAGTTCATCGCGCGGGCCAAGCATGTCGAAGTGCAGATCCTTGGCGATACCCACGGCAATATCGTCCATCTCTTCGAGCGCGATTGCTCGGTGCAGCGGCGCAATCAGAAGGTAGTCGAGCGAGCACCCGCGCCGTATCTGGACAATCTCGGGCGAGAGGCGCTGTGTGAGGAAGCGCTGAAGCTAGCGCGGGCGGTGTCATACACCCATGCTGGCACGGTCGAGTTCCTGATGGATGCCGACACGGGCGAGTTTTACTTCATCGAGGTTAATCCACGGATCCAGGTCGAGCACACGGTGACTGAGGAGGTGACTGGGCTCGATATCGTTAAGGCTCAAATTCGCATCACAGAAGGGGAGCGTATCGGAGATGCGTCCTCTTCCGTTCCGCGCCAGAAGGACATCATACTGCGCGGGCATGCCGTACAGTGCCGTGTTACCACGGAGGATCCGGAGAACGGCTTCGCACCGGACCACGGCAAAGTGACGGCCTATCGTAGTGCCGCTGGGCTCGGCATCCGCCTGGACGCGGGCACCGCCTATACCGGCGCCGTTGTGACGCCGTACTACGACTCTCTGCTGGTCAAGGTGACCTGCAAGGGCCGAGATGCGGACGAGGCCAACGAGCGCATGGGCCGCGCCCTGCGTGAGTTTCGGGTCCGCGGTGTGGCGACAAACTTGGCGTTCCTCGAGAACGTTATTGAACATGAGGAATTCCGATCAGGGCGGTGTACCACGCGCTTTATTGACAATACGCCGGAGCTGTTTAACTTCCGTCAGCGTCGCGATCGCGCGACCAAGCTGCTGAACTTCATCGCTGACGTCAATGTCAACGGAAACCCAGACGTCAAGGGACGCGACGCGCCTTCCAGGATTGTGATGTCGCATCCGTTACCCGCACCGACCCAGGCCGACTCGGTACCCGAGGGGACTCGGACCTTGCTGGCGAAGCTCGGACCGCGAGCGTTCGCCGGATGGATGAAGACTAGCGAGGCGGTTTTGCTGACCGACACCACCATGCGGGACGCCCACCAGTCGCTGCTGGCCACGCGGATGCGAACCAAGGATATGACCGCGATCGCGCCGTATTACGCGCGGCAGTTGCCCGGCCTGTTCTCAATGGAGTGCTGGGGCGGCGCCACATTTGATGTGGCAATGCGGTTTCTGAAGGAGGATCCATGGCAAAGGCTCGAGGCGCTGCGAGCAGCCGTACCTAATATCCTGTTCCAGATGCTGCTGCGCGGCTCCAACGCAGTTGGCTATACGAATTACGCTGATAACGTAGTTCAGTATTTTGTCAAACGAGCCGTCGCCGGCGGCGTCGACCTGTTCCGAGTGTTTGACTCGTTCAACTGGGTCGAGAACATGCGCGTGGCGATTGATGCGGTGCTCGAAACCGGCGCTCTGTGTGAAGGTACCATCTGCTACACCGGCGATCTATTCGACCGCTCGCGCGGAAGATATGGCATTGGGTACTACGTTGAGCTGGCCAAATCCCTGGAAAAGGCTGGCGTTCATATCCTGGGTCTGAAGGACATGGCTGGGGTATGCCGGCCGGGGGCCTCGAGCGCGCTCGTAAAGGCGCTAAAGGAAGAGGTCGGGCTGCCGGTTCACTTTCATACGCACGATACCAGCGGCGCTTCGGTCGCCTCAGTGCTGGCGGCGGTCGAGGCCGGCGTCGATGCGGTGGACGGCGCAATGGATTCTATGAGCGGGATGACTTCCCAGCCGAGTCTTGGGGCAATCTGCGCGGCGCTCGAGCACAGCGCCCGAAAGCCAGCGGTTGGCTATCGGGACCTGCAGCCGTTCTGCAGCTACTGGGAATCTGTGCGCAGGAATTATGAGCCTTTCGAGGCCGATATGCGCGCGGGCACCTCGGATGTCTACCGGCATGAGATGCCGGGCGGCCAGTACACCAACTTGCGGGAACAGGCGCGCTCGCTCGGCTTGGAGGCACAGTGGCCGGATGTTGCGCAAGCTTATGCAGACGTCAATGTCCTGTTTGGGGATATCGTCAAGGTCACCCCGTCGTCCAAAGTCGTTGGCGACATGGCGCTACACTTGGTCGCCAACAAGCTGTCGACGGCCGATATCCTGGACCCAGAAAAGGAAGTGTCGGTGCCGGACTCAGTGATATCTATGTTCCGAGGTGAGATGGGCTATCCGTCCGATGGTTTTCCGGAGGTGCTGCAGCGGAAGCTGCTGCGCGGAGCGGCGCCCATTGAAGGCAGGGCTGGCGCACATATTCCAGCTGTGGACCTGGAGGCCGCTCGCCGGCAGGCAGAAGCGGATGTCGGCCGGACGCTGTCCGACAACGATCTTGCGTCCTACCTGATGTATCCGAAGGTTTTCAAGGACTTCTGTGCCCACCAGGAGCAGTATGATGATGTCTCGATTCTGCCGACACCCGTGTTTTTCTATGGCCTGAAAGCCGATCAGGAAATCTCGGTGGAACTGGAGAGGGGCAAGACGCTATACGTGGGTTTCAACGCACAGGCTGAGGCCGACGAGCAGGGTGGCGTGCGTCTGTACTTCCACGTCAACGGGCAACCTCGTCCCGTGCGCACAGTGAAGCGTCAGCAAGGCAAGCCTACTCAGACCGAGCGGATGGCCGATCCCAAGGACCCGTTGCAGGTCGCGTCGCCTATGCAGGGTAGCGTCATTTCGGTGAGCATCAAACCGGGTCAGGCCGTTGCCAAGGGTGACACCCTTGCGGCCATCGAGGCGATGAAGATGGAGACCAGTGTTGTGGCTGAGGCGAGCGGCACCGTCAAGAGCATCCTGGCGCAGCCCGGTACGCTGGTGCGGGCTGGACAGTTGCTGATCGAACTGCAATAG
- a CDS encoding amino acid ABC transporter ATP-binding protein has protein sequence MIEIKNVSKWYGSAQVLHDCSVSVKKGDVVVVCGPSGSGKSTLIKTVNALEPFQKGEITVNGIKLHDPKTNLPKLRSQVGMVFQHFELFPHLSVTENLTIAQVKVLGRSPVESKARGLKMLDRVGLMAHKDKFPGQLSGGQQQRVAIARALSMDPVVMLFDEPTSALDPEMVGEVLDVMVKLANEGMTMMVVTHEMGFARKVSNRVVFIDVGGHILEDCSKEEFFGDPGSRKPRTKDFLDKILQH, from the coding sequence ATGATCGAAATCAAGAACGTCTCCAAATGGTATGGCTCCGCGCAGGTGCTCCATGACTGCTCAGTGAGCGTCAAGAAAGGCGACGTGGTGGTGGTCTGCGGCCCTTCCGGCTCCGGAAAGTCCACCCTTATCAAGACAGTCAACGCGCTCGAACCTTTCCAGAAGGGCGAGATCACTGTCAACGGCATCAAGCTTCACGATCCGAAAACTAACCTCCCGAAGCTCCGTAGCCAGGTCGGGATGGTATTCCAGCACTTTGAACTATTTCCGCATCTGTCGGTGACGGAAAACCTGACAATCGCGCAGGTCAAGGTGCTGGGACGCAGCCCCGTCGAGTCGAAGGCTCGTGGCCTGAAGATGCTTGACCGTGTAGGCCTCATGGCACACAAGGACAAGTTCCCCGGCCAACTCTCGGGGGGGCAACAGCAGCGTGTGGCCATCGCGCGTGCATTGTCCATGGACCCGGTGGTCATGCTGTTCGACGAGCCGACCTCAGCACTCGATCCCGAAATGGTGGGGGAGGTGCTGGACGTGATGGTGAAACTGGCCAACGAGGGCATGACCATGATGGTCGTCACCCACGAGATGGGCTTCGCGCGCAAAGTTAGCAACCGCGTGGTCTTCATCGACGTTGGCGGACACATCCTTGAGGACTGCAGCAAAGAGGAATTCTTCGGCGACCCTGGCTCGCGCAAGCCTCGGACCAAGGATTTCTTGGACAAGATCCTGCAGCACTAA
- a CDS encoding amino acid ABC transporter permease, with the protein MELDLSFYSWEIISNYVLKGLYFSVILTVVATAGGILFGTLLALMRLSGWKALTTPATIYVNGMRSIPLVMVLLWFFLLVPLLIGRPIGAEVAAVITFVAFEAAYFSEIMRAGIQSIPRGQVSAGQALGMTYAQNMRLVVLPQAFRNMVPVLLTQTIILFQDTSLVYAIGANDVLKGFVVAGTNKGRPVESYLLATVFYFVVCFALSYLVKRLHRKIAIIR; encoded by the coding sequence ATGGAACTCGATCTTTCCTTCTACAGCTGGGAGATCATCAGCAACTACGTCCTCAAGGGGTTGTACTTCAGTGTGATTCTGACTGTGGTCGCCACGGCCGGCGGCATCCTGTTCGGCACCCTGCTGGCTCTCATGCGCCTGTCGGGTTGGAAGGCCCTGACTACCCCAGCGACCATCTATGTCAACGGCATGCGCAGTATCCCCCTGGTCATGGTGTTGCTTTGGTTCTTCCTGCTGGTTCCGCTGCTGATCGGCCGACCCATTGGCGCAGAGGTTGCGGCAGTCATCACCTTTGTCGCCTTCGAGGCTGCGTACTTCAGTGAGATCATGCGAGCGGGCATTCAATCCATCCCGCGCGGTCAGGTATCCGCCGGACAAGCGCTAGGCATGACCTATGCCCAAAATATGCGCCTGGTGGTCCTGCCGCAAGCGTTCCGGAATATGGTACCGGTGTTGCTAACGCAGACAATCATCCTGTTTCAGGACACGTCGCTTGTCTACGCCATTGGTGCCAACGACGTCCTTAAGGGCTTTGTGGTCGCTGGCACAAACAAGGGCCGTCCGGTGGAAAGTTACCTACTGGCGACCGTCTTTTATTTCGTCGTTTGCTTTGCGCTTTCCTATCTGGTCAAGCGCCTGCATCGGAAAATTGCCATTATCCGCTGA
- a CDS encoding amino acid ABC transporter permease, with protein MGIDWDWQVYFQDPGTFPTYWQWMMSAWGWSASVAVLALIIAFILGSIIGILRTLPNSPVLSGFGAAWVELFRNIPLLVQIFLWYHVMPVIVPAMKGIDNFVLVVIALGVYTSVRIAEQVRSGILSLPRGQRYAGMALGFTTLQYYRYVLLPMAYRIVIPPLTSEAMNVFKNSSVAFAVSVTELTWFAMQAGEETSRPIEIYAGVTVLYIISALTINRIMAFIERRSRVPGLMSLAGSGGH; from the coding sequence ATGGGAATCGATTGGGACTGGCAAGTCTATTTTCAGGATCCCGGCACATTTCCCACGTACTGGCAATGGATGATGTCGGCCTGGGGATGGTCTGCCTCCGTCGCCGTGCTGGCGCTGATCATCGCCTTCATTTTGGGGTCGATCATCGGCATCTTGCGCACACTTCCCAACAGCCCGGTGCTGTCGGGTTTCGGCGCCGCTTGGGTGGAGCTTTTTCGTAACATTCCGCTGCTCGTGCAGATTTTCCTCTGGTACCACGTCATGCCGGTAATCGTGCCCGCGATGAAGGGCATCGACAACTTTGTCCTGGTGGTCATCGCGCTGGGCGTGTACACCTCGGTGCGGATCGCCGAACAGGTGCGCTCAGGCATCCTATCCCTGCCTCGCGGCCAGCGCTACGCGGGCATGGCGCTCGGGTTTACGACGCTGCAGTACTACCGCTACGTGTTGCTGCCGATGGCCTACCGCATCGTCATTCCGCCGCTGACCAGCGAAGCTATGAACGTGTTCAAGAACTCGTCGGTGGCTTTTGCCGTGTCAGTAACCGAGTTGACCTGGTTCGCCATGCAGGCGGGCGAAGAAACTTCGCGTCCCATCGAAATCTATGCGGGGGTAACTGTGCTCTACATCATCTCCGCCTTGACCATCAACCGGATCATGGCCTTTATCGAAAGGCGTTCGCGCGTTCCAGGCCTTATGTCCTTGGCAGGCAGTGGAGGGCATTGA
- a CDS encoding transporter substrate-binding domain-containing protein — protein MKKHILAFSVVLLTTGAACAQSNDTLAKIKASGSITQGVREASGALAYTLGNGVYTGFHYDVCTNVIRDIQKQLGLTHLETKYVPVTSVNRIPLVKNGTVDIECGSTSNTQARQKEVAFANTLYVEEVRMAVKADSGINSLGDLNGKTVVTTTGTTALQVVRQNKRAKNIDFREISGKDHSDSFLLLETGRADAFVLDSQVLAGSIAMARNPKSFKIVGEPLSIEPIAIMIRKDDPAFKKVVNDSISRQVKDGTVAKLYDKWFMRAIPPSNTALNLPASAATKAAWESLNDKPAEAYKAD, from the coding sequence ATGAAGAAACATATCCTTGCTTTCTCGGTGGTCCTGCTGACCACGGGAGCTGCTTGTGCGCAGAGCAATGACACGCTTGCCAAGATCAAGGCCTCCGGCAGCATTACCCAAGGCGTGCGTGAGGCTTCAGGTGCCTTGGCCTATACCTTGGGCAACGGTGTCTATACCGGCTTTCATTACGACGTCTGTACCAACGTCATCCGCGATATCCAGAAGCAGCTTGGTCTTACACACCTGGAAACCAAGTACGTTCCCGTAACTTCGGTCAATCGGATACCTCTTGTGAAGAACGGTACCGTCGACATCGAGTGCGGCTCCACCTCCAATACCCAGGCCCGGCAGAAGGAGGTGGCTTTCGCCAATACGCTATATGTCGAGGAGGTACGCATGGCCGTCAAAGCCGATTCCGGTATCAACTCGCTAGGCGATCTCAACGGCAAGACGGTCGTCACTACCACCGGTACGACGGCGCTGCAAGTGGTGCGCCAGAACAAGCGCGCTAAGAATATCGACTTCCGTGAAATCAGCGGCAAGGATCACTCCGATAGTTTCCTGCTCCTCGAAACGGGCCGCGCGGATGCCTTTGTATTGGACAGCCAGGTCTTGGCGGGCAGTATTGCCATGGCGAGAAATCCCAAGAGCTTCAAGATCGTCGGCGAGCCTCTGTCAATTGAACCTATTGCCATCATGATCCGCAAGGATGATCCCGCCTTCAAGAAGGTGGTCAACGACAGCATTTCTCGCCAAGTCAAGGACGGCACAGTAGCAAAGCTCTATGACAAGTGGTTCATGAGGGCCATCCCTCCCTCGAACACCGCCCTCAATCTGCCGGCATCCGCCGCCACGAAGGCCGCCTGGGAAAGCCTCAACGACAAGCCTGCGGAGGCCTACAAGGCCGACTGA
- a CDS encoding RidA family protein: protein MNPEQRLQTAGLSLPAAYSPSGNYLPFRRAGQLLFVSGHGPRLDNGTYIAGQLATPDDVPAGYAAAQLATLNMLAAVKLAVGDLGKVQAVLKVLGLVNSTADFKQHPKVIDGCSDTLVAAFGDAGQHARSAVGMASLPHGMMVEVEAVFLVQD from the coding sequence ATGAATCCTGAACAACGACTCCAGACCGCCGGCCTGTCGCTGCCTGCCGCGTATTCGCCGTCCGGCAATTACCTGCCCTTCCGGCGCGCCGGCCAGCTCCTCTTCGTTTCGGGGCATGGGCCGCGGCTCGATAACGGAACCTACATTGCCGGGCAGCTCGCCACGCCCGACGATGTGCCGGCTGGCTATGCGGCTGCTCAACTCGCGACGCTCAACATGCTGGCAGCCGTGAAGCTGGCGGTGGGCGACCTTGGCAAGGTGCAGGCTGTGTTGAAGGTCCTAGGCCTTGTCAACTCCACCGCGGATTTCAAACAGCATCCGAAGGTGATCGATGGCTGTTCGGACACCCTCGTCGCCGCATTTGGAGACGCCGGTCAACACGCCCGCTCTGCCGTAGGCATGGCATCTCTCCCACATGGAATGATGGTGGAGGTGGAAGCGGTATTTCTCGTACAGGATTGA
- a CDS encoding threonine ammonia-lyase, with translation MSEFNIQAIRQAASRLQGRVVRTPLLESPMLSERAGCRLFVKAEALQLTGSFKIRGALNKILSMDEAARGAGIVAFSAGNHGQGVAAAARTVGCPAVIVMPNTAPRIKMNNCRWWGAEVVTYDPQTEDRVEVAEGVARLRGMTVVPPFDDYDIMAGQGTCGLEIVEQLNDLHVTPDMIVINCSGGGLASGVSEAVKDAFPDTKILIAEVLGYEKVARSLVTGIPQSNPSVPKTVLDGIAGPTAGEKTVAVLRRHQAKGIGVSDEDGLAGVAAAFKMLKIVVEPGGAAALGTVLAGKIDVAGKNVVVIASGGNVDPAVFSLALERC, from the coding sequence ATGAGTGAGTTCAACATCCAAGCCATCAGGCAAGCGGCTTCTCGCTTGCAGGGACGAGTGGTACGCACCCCCTTGCTGGAGTCCCCAATGCTCAGCGAGCGCGCGGGCTGCCGTCTGTTCGTCAAGGCGGAAGCCCTGCAACTGACGGGTTCCTTCAAGATCCGCGGTGCGCTTAACAAGATCCTGTCTATGGATGAGGCTGCAAGGGGCGCTGGCATCGTCGCGTTCTCTGCAGGCAATCATGGTCAAGGCGTTGCCGCAGCTGCCCGCACAGTTGGTTGCCCCGCCGTGATCGTGATGCCAAATACGGCGCCGCGTATCAAGATGAACAACTGTCGGTGGTGGGGCGCGGAAGTGGTGACCTACGACCCGCAAACGGAGGACCGTGTCGAGGTCGCGGAAGGTGTCGCCCGGTTACGTGGAATGACTGTTGTTCCGCCATTCGATGACTACGACATCATGGCCGGACAGGGGACATGTGGGCTGGAGATCGTCGAACAGTTGAATGACTTACATGTCACGCCAGACATGATCGTTATCAACTGCAGCGGCGGCGGGCTGGCCTCCGGTGTCTCTGAAGCCGTTAAGGATGCTTTCCCTGACACCAAGATCTTAATTGCGGAGGTGCTCGGCTACGAGAAAGTCGCGCGCTCCCTGGTCACTGGCATACCGCAGAGCAATCCTTCGGTGCCGAAGACAGTTCTCGACGGCATCGCCGGTCCGACGGCAGGCGAGAAAACTGTCGCGGTGCTGCGTCGACACCAGGCCAAGGGGATAGGGGTGAGCGATGAGGATGGGCTGGCTGGCGTTGCCGCCGCATTCAAAATGCTCAAAATCGTAGTCGAACCGGGCGGTGCCGCTGCACTGGGTACCGTACTAGCAGGAAAGATCGATGTCGCGGGAAAGAACGTGGTGGTCATCGCCTCCGGTGGAAACGTTGATCCCGCTGTCTTCTCCTTGGCGCTGGAACGGTGCTGA
- a CDS encoding RraA family protein, whose product MSTIKSYEAATLEQARQLGTSTLYEASGLTTSSVDPAIRTVWAGASVAGPAYPLECSPGDNLSIHIAMEKVPRGSVLVVSTGGFVSGYWGEVLTVAAEAAGVIGLVIDGGVRDIAALTARRFPVFTRGISMRGTIKANSASVGQPISFTGTPVAAGDLVVADDDGVLVIPRAYVENTLIRGQSRADKEAKMMDDLREGRSTLELMGLTSWRDGQ is encoded by the coding sequence ATGTCTACGATCAAAAGCTATGAAGCAGCAACGCTAGAACAGGCACGCCAGCTGGGTACCTCCACGTTGTACGAGGCTTCAGGCCTGACCACCAGTTCGGTCGACCCAGCTATCCGCACGGTATGGGCGGGCGCTTCGGTTGCCGGTCCTGCCTATCCGCTGGAGTGCTCGCCCGGCGACAATCTGTCCATCCACATTGCCATGGAAAAGGTGCCGCGCGGCAGCGTGCTCGTTGTCTCGACTGGCGGCTTCGTTTCTGGATACTGGGGCGAAGTGCTGACTGTGGCAGCCGAAGCGGCCGGAGTGATCGGTCTGGTCATCGATGGCGGCGTGCGGGACATCGCAGCCCTTACGGCGCGGCGCTTTCCTGTGTTCACCCGTGGCATTTCCATGCGCGGAACAATCAAGGCCAATTCAGCTTCGGTCGGCCAGCCGATTAGCTTTACCGGTACGCCGGTAGCGGCTGGCGATTTGGTGGTGGCCGATGATGATGGCGTCCTGGTAATTCCAAGGGCCTACGTCGAGAACACACTGATCCGCGGCCAGTCCCGCGCCGATAAGGAAGCGAAGATGATGGACGACTTGCGTGAAGGTCGCAGCACGCTGGAGCTGATGGGGCTTACGAGCTGGAGGGACGGCCAATGA